A genomic segment from Lignipirellula cremea encodes:
- a CDS encoding tyrosine-type recombinase/integrase, with translation MKFFYHFTAPRAWATLLNIRIPPQKTLPDVLSRPEVRQLLAAVRTRHNRAYLWTVYACGLRLNEGLHLQVADLDSQRMMLHVHRGKGAKDRFILLPQELLAMLRRYWLEHRNPRWLFPALGRGRNQGGVADKPMAEASVQGAWKRVVDQSGLAKSVSIHTLRHSYASHLIEAGVGLRRVQQLLGHSSLQTTARYLHVTEPGGEHTRQIIDQLMQGVGAALDAGWADLSEVGRIRVH, from the coding sequence GTGAAGTTCTTTTATCACTTCACCGCGCCGCGCGCGTGGGCCACGCTGCTCAACATTCGCATCCCGCCGCAGAAGACGTTGCCCGACGTGCTGTCGCGGCCGGAGGTGCGGCAGTTGCTCGCCGCCGTGCGGACCCGCCACAACCGGGCTTACTTGTGGACGGTCTACGCTTGCGGCTTGCGGCTCAATGAAGGGCTGCATCTGCAGGTCGCCGATCTCGACAGCCAGCGGATGATGCTGCATGTGCATCGCGGCAAAGGCGCCAAGGATCGCTTTATTCTCCTGCCGCAAGAACTGCTGGCGATGCTGCGCCGTTACTGGCTCGAACATCGTAACCCGCGCTGGTTGTTTCCCGCGTTGGGACGCGGCCGCAACCAAGGCGGCGTCGCCGACAAGCCGATGGCCGAAGCCAGCGTGCAGGGCGCCTGGAAGCGGGTCGTCGATCAGTCAGGGCTGGCCAAGTCGGTCTCGATTCATACGCTGCGGCACAGCTATGCCTCGCACCTGATCGAAGCCGGCGTCGGGCTGCGACGCGTGCAGCAGCTGCTGGGCCATAGTTCGTTGCAGACCACCGCGCGGTACTTGCACGTCACCGAGCCCGGCGGCGAACATACGCGCCAGATCATCGACCAGCTGATGCAAGGCGTCGGCGCCGCCTTGGATGCGGGTTGGGCAGATCTATCAGAGGTTGGGCGGATTCGGGTTCATTGA
- a CDS encoding cytochrome-c peroxidase: protein MRALLIFAALAGFTFTGFVFADEPFDLKIPAGLRPLRIPADNPLTVGKVELGKQLYFDPRLSSDNTVSCASCHDPAKGWSNGDRFATGVDAQQGGRSAPTIVNSAYSYFQFWDGRARQLEGQALGPIENPIEMAMPLDKLIPKLNGIPGYKKQFQAVFGTDATPEAIAQAIASFERTVLSGDAPYDRFKAGDKTALSEAAQRGMNVFFNKGNCSACHSGHNFSDHAFHNIGVGIKNESPDWGRFAQTELNGDRGSFKTPTLREIARTAPYMHDGSLATLEEVIDYYDQGGEANDQLDEEIFKLKLTPEEKSDLITFLKEGLSSESYPDIKAPKLPE, encoded by the coding sequence ATGCGCGCCCTGTTGATTTTCGCGGCGCTGGCCGGTTTCACTTTTACCGGTTTTGTGTTCGCTGATGAGCCTTTCGATTTGAAGATTCCGGCAGGCCTGCGGCCGCTGCGAATCCCTGCCGACAATCCTCTGACGGTGGGCAAAGTCGAGCTGGGAAAACAGCTTTATTTTGACCCACGGCTGTCGAGCGATAACACCGTCAGCTGCGCCTCGTGCCACGATCCCGCCAAAGGCTGGTCCAATGGCGATCGCTTTGCGACGGGCGTGGATGCTCAACAAGGGGGACGCAGCGCTCCGACGATTGTGAATTCGGCCTATTCCTACTTTCAATTCTGGGATGGCCGAGCCAGGCAGCTGGAAGGCCAGGCTCTGGGGCCGATCGAAAATCCGATCGAAATGGCGATGCCGCTGGACAAGCTGATTCCCAAGCTCAACGGCATTCCAGGCTACAAGAAACAGTTCCAGGCAGTGTTCGGGACCGACGCCACTCCGGAAGCAATCGCCCAGGCGATCGCCTCCTTTGAGCGGACCGTGCTTTCGGGCGACGCCCCTTATGATCGCTTCAAAGCGGGCGACAAAACGGCCCTGTCGGAAGCGGCCCAGCGCGGCATGAACGTTTTTTTCAACAAGGGAAATTGCAGCGCTTGCCATTCCGGCCACAATTTCTCGGACCATGCGTTCCACAATATTGGCGTCGGTATCAAGAACGAATCGCCCGACTGGGGCCGATTTGCTCAAACGGAACTCAACGGCGATCGCGGCTCCTTCAAAACTCCGACGCTGCGAGAGATTGCCCGCACAGCGCCCTATATGCACGACGGCAGCCTGGCCACCCTGGAAGAAGTCATCGACTACTACGACCAGGGCGGCGAAGCAAACGATCAACTGGATGAAGAAATCTTCAAACTCAAACTGACGCCCGAGGAAAAGTCCGACCTGATCACCTTTTTGAAGGAAGGTTTGAGCAGCGAGAGCTACCCGGATATCAAGGCGCCCAAGCTTCCCGAATAA
- a CDS encoding ArnT family glycosyltransferase, whose amino-acid sequence MKSMPWGFAVVMLTAAVVLFTNLGGPRLWDQDEPRNAGCAREMLERGDWVTPMFNAELRTAKPVLTYWLMMSAYAVFGQGEFAARFWSAALCWGTVGLTYLIALRLFNAQAAFWAGLILATTLMLNVAGHAATPDAPLIFFSTLALAAFVMTAWKPRVRDALGDLEPAEMRHPAEGFPASWWAALMIYGAMGLAVLAKGPVGLVLPTAIIGMFLLIVRLPQSAAKEEEKASSAAPVAGWRIGLAACLLIGVALGLEALAGMKAVVAVGSLLVLGLAVAGQTQRLAWLRPFAPLHFLKTCAAMRPATALLTVLVIAAPWFIWVGLRTNGEFLEKFFFDENIGRATSAMEGHEGPFLYYPIVILAGFFPWSVFAAPLLIDLVRRLQANEDPWRRGYLLAVCWVGVFVGAFSLAATKLPSYVTPCYPGLALLAGCYVYRLSQGLATDLAWRRVALGSLTAVGAIFLLGGTVAFGQFMPGSQWMALFGLVPLLAGIGAIVCFERGLPRLGAGALALAAPLLVLLVFSLGLPEVDRHRSPQQLVDMARSRQGQFMAYGTLEPSWVYYTGHPIPHFDAGKLDEAIERMRASEDPVVIMHQADYERVRKQLPADAVVIAEANRFLKEEKLVLVARDLPAVETARLKKRDER is encoded by the coding sequence ATGAAATCGATGCCGTGGGGTTTCGCCGTAGTCATGCTGACGGCGGCGGTCGTGCTGTTCACCAATCTGGGCGGGCCGCGGCTGTGGGATCAGGATGAACCACGCAACGCGGGCTGTGCGCGGGAAATGCTGGAACGGGGCGACTGGGTCACGCCCATGTTCAACGCCGAGCTGCGCACCGCCAAGCCGGTGCTGACTTACTGGTTGATGATGTCTGCCTATGCCGTTTTTGGACAGGGAGAGTTCGCCGCCAGGTTCTGGTCGGCCGCGCTTTGCTGGGGGACGGTCGGTTTGACGTACCTGATCGCCCTGCGTCTGTTTAACGCCCAGGCGGCTTTCTGGGCGGGTTTGATTCTGGCGACCACGCTGATGTTGAATGTGGCTGGACATGCGGCGACGCCGGATGCTCCGCTGATCTTTTTTAGCACGCTCGCACTGGCTGCCTTTGTGATGACGGCCTGGAAGCCCCGGGTGCGCGACGCCTTGGGGGATCTGGAGCCGGCGGAAATGCGACATCCGGCGGAAGGCTTTCCGGCGTCGTGGTGGGCCGCTTTGATGATCTATGGGGCGATGGGGCTGGCGGTTCTGGCCAAAGGCCCGGTCGGCCTGGTGCTGCCGACGGCCATCATCGGCATGTTCTTGTTGATCGTCCGTTTACCGCAATCGGCGGCGAAGGAGGAGGAGAAGGCGTCCTCGGCGGCGCCCGTTGCGGGCTGGCGGATTGGACTGGCGGCCTGCCTGTTGATCGGCGTGGCGCTGGGACTGGAAGCGCTGGCCGGCATGAAGGCGGTCGTGGCGGTCGGATCGCTGCTGGTGCTGGGGCTGGCGGTTGCGGGGCAGACGCAGCGGCTGGCCTGGTTGCGGCCGTTTGCTCCGCTGCACTTTCTGAAAACGTGCGCCGCCATGCGGCCGGCGACGGCCTTGCTGACGGTGCTGGTGATCGCGGCGCCCTGGTTTATCTGGGTGGGGTTGCGAACCAACGGCGAGTTTCTGGAGAAGTTTTTCTTCGATGAGAATATCGGCAGGGCGACGTCGGCGATGGAAGGTCACGAGGGGCCGTTCTTGTATTATCCGATCGTGATCCTGGCTGGATTTTTTCCCTGGTCGGTGTTTGCCGCGCCGCTGCTGATCGATCTGGTGCGAAGGCTGCAGGCGAACGAAGATCCGTGGCGGCGGGGCTATCTGCTGGCCGTCTGCTGGGTGGGCGTTTTTGTCGGGGCGTTCTCGCTGGCCGCGACCAAGCTGCCAAGTTATGTCACTCCGTGTTACCCAGGGCTGGCGCTGCTGGCGGGGTGTTATGTGTACCGATTGAGCCAGGGGCTGGCGACCGATCTGGCCTGGCGCCGTGTGGCGCTCGGGTCGTTGACTGCGGTGGGAGCGATCTTTTTGCTGGGCGGGACGGTGGCCTTTGGCCAGTTCATGCCGGGGTCGCAATGGATGGCGCTGTTCGGCCTGGTTCCGCTGCTGGCGGGGATCGGGGCGATCGTCTGTTTTGAACGCGGTTTGCCGCGCCTGGGCGCAGGGGCGTTAGCGCTGGCGGCTCCGCTGCTGGTGCTGCTGGTCTTTAGTCTGGGACTGCCCGAAGTCGACCGGCATCGAAGCCCGCAGCAACTGGTCGACATGGCCAGGTCCCGGCAGGGACAGTTCATGGCTTACGGCACGCTGGAGCCCAGCTGGGTCTATTATACGGGCCATCCGATCCCGCACTTTGACGCCGGGAAACTGGACGAAGCGATTGAACGCATGCGTGCGAGCGAGGATCCGGTCGTCATCATGCATCAGGCCGACTACGAGCGCGTGCGGAAACAGCTGCCGGCCGACGCCGTGGTGATTGCGGAAGCGAACCGGTTTCTGAAGGAGGAGAAACTGGTGCTGGTCGCCCGGGATTTGCCGGCGGTGGAAACGGCCCGGCTGAAGAAGAGGGACGAGCGGTAG
- a CDS encoding sulfatase-like hydrolase/transferase: MILPASAADDKTAARPNIVFILADDLGWADVAFHDGNAPTPHLDRLAREGLELGQHYVAPVCSPTRTGFLTGRCWSRFGVTSPQNTRALPWDTVTLPRALKSTGYATCLTGKWHLGSQSAEGPNHFGFDHSYGSLAGGVSPWNHRYKKGPYSETWHRNEKLIEESGHVTDLITAEAVHWIETRDSAPFFLYVPFTAVHLPLKEPEEWVSRVPDTIQGDVPRHYAASIMHLDDAVGQILDALDRTRQRHNTLFVFTSDNGGSTAENNDLKYPDDHCPNGKLTGNNKPLRGQKGDIYEGGVRAPTIVSWPGRAKPGVFHQPVQITDWMPTFCSIAGYQPQRDLKWDGVDLTAALETHSPLPTRPLYAVAPGWRARSLRLGDWKLIVQGRDAAQRSELYNLAADPSESKNLAEQEPARLEQLLEKLEAASKSDSDAVAKDSDPRESKH, encoded by the coding sequence ATGATACTGCCCGCTTCGGCTGCGGACGACAAGACTGCGGCCAGGCCCAATATCGTCTTTATCCTCGCCGACGACCTGGGGTGGGCGGATGTCGCTTTTCACGACGGCAACGCCCCGACGCCCCATCTGGATCGGCTGGCCCGCGAGGGGCTAGAGCTGGGACAGCACTACGTCGCTCCGGTGTGCAGTCCCACGCGAACCGGTTTCCTGACCGGTCGCTGCTGGAGTCGCTTTGGCGTCACGAGTCCTCAGAACACTCGGGCGCTCCCCTGGGACACGGTCACGCTTCCCCGCGCACTCAAGAGTACAGGCTACGCTACGTGTCTGACGGGCAAATGGCATCTTGGCTCGCAGTCGGCGGAGGGGCCGAATCATTTTGGCTTTGACCATTCGTACGGTTCGCTGGCTGGCGGCGTCAGTCCATGGAATCATCGCTACAAGAAAGGTCCGTACAGCGAGACCTGGCATCGCAATGAGAAACTGATCGAAGAATCCGGCCATGTCACCGACCTGATCACGGCGGAAGCGGTCCACTGGATTGAGACTCGCGACTCCGCCCCGTTCTTCCTGTATGTGCCTTTTACCGCGGTTCACTTGCCGCTCAAAGAACCGGAAGAATGGGTAAGCCGTGTCCCCGACACGATTCAAGGAGACGTGCCGCGCCATTACGCCGCCAGCATCATGCACCTGGATGACGCCGTTGGCCAGATTCTGGACGCCCTCGACAGGACCAGGCAGCGCCACAATACGCTCTTCGTCTTCACCAGTGATAATGGCGGCAGTACGGCGGAAAACAACGATCTCAAGTATCCCGACGATCACTGTCCCAACGGCAAGCTGACGGGCAACAACAAACCGCTACGCGGACAGAAAGGCGACATCTACGAAGGCGGCGTGAGGGCGCCGACGATCGTCTCCTGGCCCGGCCGAGCGAAACCGGGCGTCTTCCATCAGCCCGTGCAGATCACAGACTGGATGCCGACGTTCTGCTCGATCGCCGGCTATCAACCGCAGCGAGATTTGAAGTGGGACGGCGTCGACCTCACCGCCGCTTTGGAGACACACTCGCCATTGCCGACACGCCCGCTGTATGCCGTCGCGCCAGGCTGGCGTGCAAGATCGTTGCGGCTGGGCGACTGGAAACTCATCGTACAAGGGCGAGACGCTGCCCAGCGCAGCGAACTATACAACCTCGCTGCGGATCCGTCCGAGTCCAAGAACCTCGCCGAACAAGAGCCAGCTCGCCTGGAGCAACTCCTCGAAAAACTTGAAGCGGCGTCGAAGAGTGACTCGGACGCGGTGGCGAAAGACTCAGACCCAAGAGAAAGCAAGCACTGA
- a CDS encoding BlaI/MecI/CopY family transcriptional regulator: MTASSNPLGSTEIEVLRYLGDNSACTVGEVADYFAQTSGQARTTILTIMERLRKKGHLSRKKVGGVYRYSPKVAKNDLLQRLVKTFVETTLGGSVSPVVAYLSEDGPVSDEDLDQLKKLVRDLESRREEETP; this comes from the coding sequence ATGACCGCTTCCTCCAACCCACTCGGATCGACTGAGATCGAAGTGCTTCGTTACCTCGGCGACAATTCTGCGTGTACCGTGGGCGAAGTCGCCGACTATTTCGCGCAGACCTCCGGACAAGCCCGTACGACGATTCTCACGATCATGGAACGCCTGCGAAAGAAGGGGCACCTTTCGCGGAAGAAGGTGGGCGGTGTTTATCGCTATTCGCCCAAAGTCGCCAAGAACGACTTACTCCAGCGGTTGGTGAAGACGTTCGTGGAAACGACGCTGGGCGGCTCAGTCTCGCCCGTTGTGGCTTATCTTTCGGAGGATGGTCCGGTTTCCGATGAAGACCTGGATCAGTTGAAAAAGCTCGTTCGCGATCTCGAAAGCCGCCGCGAGGAGGAAACACCGTGA
- a CDS encoding M56 family metallopeptidase, whose product MIHLNDLLEVWGAAMVRASWQAGLLALVVWGVCRILPSIPARFQAWLWRLAVLKFLVAVVWYLPVELPVLPSLPAAAEASVLVSRADSTLSEAPTEPSLGLATTPSHSVPCAAILLIAWVVGVGWGAAHIARACRSASRLRKSSRICDDSLLRDATGRVARTLGLRRQPALLEAAGQGSPLLLGILHPAVIVPATTLRRLDSSERELVIGHELAHFRHSDVFWGLFAAGVRTLFFFHPAAWLCERKLRLAQEVAADELAMSLRGDTPAAYAQQLLQIVLKIGSQETNPAKSIAVAGSHESLKERFAAMRHVVTSSGRLRIALALFSLAVGGIGMIPWALVAAESPPASAVEAAPVSNAREAASTDEQPAKTLTQGRGKFVSFKNGTLTLDGPSGRLVWKEIDASTKAYLGMGESSDKDRGYRPVETLDALSKVKAGTQIYVGTWFGYEKRHGVFIDDVPGKAIGTFVSFKNGSLSLLAQDRPAGSFTKKYGNSLFIRNLPAGISVEESVDGGDFERIGIVKEVLADVAEGTLVTVHFLGEGNVTLIQIGVPRQ is encoded by the coding sequence GTGATTCATCTGAACGATCTCCTAGAGGTCTGGGGAGCCGCAATGGTGCGAGCCAGTTGGCAGGCGGGACTCCTGGCGCTGGTCGTGTGGGGAGTCTGCCGAATTTTACCGTCGATCCCGGCCCGCTTTCAGGCGTGGCTGTGGCGGTTGGCGGTGCTGAAATTCCTCGTCGCCGTGGTCTGGTATTTGCCCGTGGAGCTTCCTGTGTTGCCGTCTCTGCCCGCAGCGGCGGAAGCGAGCGTTCTCGTCTCCCGTGCGGACTCAACCCTTAGCGAAGCGCCGACAGAACCGTCGTTGGGTCTGGCAACAACCCCCAGTCACTCAGTTCCCTGCGCGGCGATTCTTCTAATCGCTTGGGTCGTCGGAGTCGGATGGGGCGCTGCGCACATCGCACGGGCCTGCCGATCCGCTTCACGCCTGCGGAAATCAAGCCGCATTTGCGATGACTCCCTGCTGCGGGACGCGACAGGACGTGTGGCACGGACGCTCGGACTGCGAAGGCAACCCGCTTTGCTGGAGGCCGCCGGCCAGGGAAGTCCGCTGCTGCTGGGCATCTTGCACCCTGCCGTCATCGTACCCGCGACGACGCTGCGGCGACTTGACTCGTCCGAACGAGAGCTGGTCATCGGGCATGAGCTGGCCCATTTCCGTCATAGCGATGTATTCTGGGGGCTGTTCGCGGCTGGCGTTCGGACGCTGTTCTTTTTTCATCCCGCTGCCTGGCTGTGTGAACGGAAACTTCGGCTGGCGCAGGAGGTCGCTGCGGACGAACTTGCCATGTCCCTGCGCGGCGACACGCCTGCCGCTTACGCCCAGCAGCTCTTGCAGATTGTGTTGAAGATTGGCTCCCAGGAAACGAATCCCGCGAAATCAATCGCCGTCGCGGGCTCCCACGAATCACTCAAAGAAAGGTTTGCCGCCATGCGTCACGTCGTTACGTCATCTGGTCGCCTGCGGATTGCGCTCGCCCTGTTCTCGCTTGCCGTTGGGGGAATCGGAATGATCCCCTGGGCGCTCGTTGCCGCCGAGTCGCCGCCGGCATCTGCCGTCGAAGCAGCGCCCGTGTCGAACGCACGGGAAGCTGCATCTACCGACGAACAACCGGCCAAAACTCTGACACAAGGTAGAGGGAAGTTCGTTTCGTTCAAGAACGGAACGCTCACCCTGGATGGTCCATCCGGTCGGCTGGTCTGGAAAGAGATCGACGCAAGCACCAAAGCCTATCTCGGCATGGGAGAGAGCAGCGACAAAGATCGCGGCTATCGGCCCGTCGAGACTTTGGATGCCTTGAGCAAGGTCAAGGCAGGAACGCAAATCTATGTCGGAACCTGGTTCGGCTACGAGAAACGGCACGGCGTTTTTATTGACGACGTTCCCGGCAAGGCGATAGGGACGTTCGTGTCCTTCAAGAATGGATCGCTCTCGCTGCTCGCCCAAGACCGGCCGGCCGGCAGCTTCACAAAGAAGTACGGGAATAGCCTCTTCATTCGGAATCTCCCGGCAGGCATTTCCGTCGAAGAGAGCGTTGATGGCGGCGATTTTGAGCGGATCGGCATCGTCAAAGAGGTGCTCGCCGATGTCGCCGAGGGGACTTTAGTGACGGTCCACTTCCTGGGCGAGGGGAATGTCACGCTGATCCAGATCGGTGTTCCCAGGCAGTAG
- a CDS encoding phosphoribosylaminoimidazolesuccinocarboxamide synthase codes for MTATMVRQGKVRDIYDLGDTLLLTASDRISAFDYVLPNEIPDKGRVLTQISRFWFDRLETPHHLLSTEPTVDQLPAGGDPAWFAGRSMVVKKCEVAPVECVVRGYLVGSGWKEYQKTQSVCGVKLPAGLQNGSQLEEPIFTPATKVESGHDENIPFETMAEILGADHAAHLRDQSMEIYLQGAEYARQKGIIIADTKFEWGRYNDAWILIDEVLTPDSSRFWPADQYEAGKNQPSFDKQIVRDYLETTSWDKNSAPPELPAEIISKTRGKYIEAFELLTGESFPWK; via the coding sequence ATGACTGCGACAATGGTGCGACAGGGCAAAGTTCGTGACATTTATGACCTGGGCGATACCCTGCTGCTGACCGCCAGCGACCGGATCAGCGCTTTCGACTACGTCCTGCCGAACGAAATACCGGACAAGGGCCGCGTCCTCACGCAGATCAGCCGCTTCTGGTTCGACCGCCTGGAAACGCCCCATCACCTGCTTTCGACAGAACCGACCGTCGACCAGCTTCCCGCCGGCGGCGATCCCGCCTGGTTCGCCGGCCGTAGCATGGTGGTGAAAAAGTGCGAAGTGGCGCCCGTTGAGTGCGTCGTCCGCGGCTACCTGGTCGGCTCAGGCTGGAAAGAATATCAAAAGACGCAAAGCGTCTGCGGCGTGAAACTGCCAGCCGGACTGCAGAACGGCTCCCAGCTGGAAGAGCCCATCTTTACCCCGGCGACCAAAGTCGAATCGGGCCACGACGAGAACATCCCCTTCGAAACGATGGCCGAGATCCTCGGAGCCGACCATGCGGCCCATCTCCGCGACCAGAGCATGGAGATCTACCTGCAGGGCGCCGAATACGCCCGACAGAAAGGGATCATCATCGCCGACACCAAGTTTGAATGGGGCCGTTACAACGACGCCTGGATTCTGATCGACGAGGTGCTCACCCCGGACAGTTCCCGTTTCTGGCCCGCCGACCAGTACGAAGCCGGCAAGAACCAGCCGTCCTTCGACAAGCAGATTGTCCGCGACTACCTGGAAACGACCAGCTGGGACAAAAACAGCGCTCCGCCCGAACTGCCCGCCGAGATCATCAGCAAAACCCGCGGCAAGTACATCGAAGCGTTCGAACTGCTCACCGGCGAATCCTTCCCCTGGAAGTAA
- a CDS encoding G8 domain-containing protein encodes MKELLVRNGAWTLIGLCSLLLPGEACADDPVVFQARSIRSGAWSDVGVWEQGRLPQAGDRVQVRIGHTVVYDVQSGVALRFVHVAGTLTFSREKSTLLDVGLLKVEPGEATTENGFDCHAPVRDVPEGTPRPALEIGTPAAPIPAGVTATIRLRHHPGMAAESLPAIVCCGGRWDIHGAPLQRTWLKLATPALAGDRMLTLEQPVNDWRVGDRIIITTDQSQGPGPYATFRQKGGRPKPVGTEERFIASVDGPRITLDRPLEKSHQGPGEMRCEAANLSRNVIVESAEPNGVRGHTMYHHGSSGGISYAEFRHLGKEGVLGRYAIHFHLVHDTMRGSGVLGASIWDSHNRWITVHGTDHLLVRDCVGYQSLGHGFFLEDATEQWNLFDRNLAVQAFVTVPLPDQVLPFDPNDGAGFWWANGRNTFTRNIACENDRYGFHFQIAETPDFNPILRLRQPDGSTAFQDVRTIPFLRFEDNESHGEGLFDFRFGDEQPGAVHGDREHPFIVRQLRAWESHYVIRPNVRHFLLEDLRVTKAAYGIYHPDYDHHVYRDVRLENISDEPLNGGHGASAFPNGNFTYDRLTLVNCRLDRHPLVQLTAVGGQPGVTGHFRGLTLSDARSAKGSIGFGGGPRTRRTDNPVAHFFHGMPAANAVTRVVSTRLSEEDGGTVLSVVDGWTGTDARAYKTSDIAFPELLTPIDDLPPATLITRIEPIGDRWKVSGVSHDNGNIQAILVNNQEATVVARHAGVSDWMIMLETPADRRLVASTIDADGNREQMPHERILPVGK; translated from the coding sequence ATGAAAGAGCTGCTTGTGCGGAACGGTGCGTGGACCCTGATCGGCCTTTGCAGTTTGCTGCTGCCTGGCGAAGCGTGCGCCGACGATCCGGTTGTTTTTCAGGCGCGCTCGATACGCAGTGGGGCCTGGTCCGATGTCGGCGTCTGGGAACAGGGTCGGCTGCCCCAGGCGGGAGACCGAGTGCAAGTCCGTATTGGGCACACCGTCGTTTACGACGTGCAGTCGGGCGTAGCCCTGAGATTTGTCCATGTCGCCGGCACGCTGACCTTCTCCCGCGAGAAGTCAACGCTATTGGATGTGGGACTTCTCAAGGTCGAACCGGGCGAAGCCACAACCGAAAACGGCTTTGACTGCCATGCTCCCGTGCGGGATGTGCCGGAGGGGACGCCCCGTCCGGCTCTGGAAATCGGTACGCCTGCCGCGCCGATTCCCGCAGGCGTCACCGCCACCATCCGGCTGCGACATCATCCAGGAATGGCCGCGGAAAGTCTGCCTGCGATCGTCTGCTGCGGCGGACGCTGGGACATTCATGGCGCACCGCTCCAGCGGACATGGCTCAAACTCGCGACTCCGGCATTGGCAGGTGATCGCATGCTGACGCTGGAACAGCCGGTGAATGACTGGCGGGTCGGCGACCGGATCATCATCACCACCGACCAGTCGCAAGGGCCAGGTCCCTACGCGACCTTCCGGCAGAAAGGCGGTCGCCCCAAGCCGGTCGGGACGGAAGAACGCTTTATTGCCAGCGTGGACGGTCCGCGAATCACCCTCGATCGCCCGCTGGAGAAATCCCATCAGGGCCCCGGCGAAATGCGGTGCGAAGCGGCCAACTTGTCGCGCAACGTGATCGTCGAATCCGCCGAGCCCAACGGAGTGCGTGGGCATACGATGTATCATCACGGTTCATCCGGTGGAATCAGCTATGCTGAGTTTCGGCATCTGGGCAAAGAAGGGGTATTAGGACGCTACGCCATCCACTTTCATCTGGTGCACGACACCATGCGCGGCAGCGGCGTATTGGGGGCCAGCATCTGGGATTCGCACAACCGCTGGATCACCGTTCACGGCACGGATCATCTTCTGGTGCGGGACTGCGTCGGCTATCAATCACTGGGGCACGGGTTCTTTCTCGAAGATGCGACGGAGCAGTGGAACCTCTTTGATCGCAATCTCGCTGTGCAGGCGTTTGTGACGGTCCCGCTACCGGATCAGGTGCTGCCGTTCGACCCGAACGATGGGGCGGGTTTCTGGTGGGCCAACGGTAGAAACACGTTCACGCGAAATATCGCTTGCGAGAACGATCGTTACGGATTTCATTTTCAGATCGCGGAAACACCGGACTTCAACCCAATCTTGAGGTTGCGCCAACCGGATGGTTCGACAGCGTTTCAGGATGTGCGGACGATTCCGTTCTTGCGATTCGAGGACAACGAATCCCACGGAGAAGGATTGTTCGACTTCCGATTTGGCGACGAACAACCGGGCGCGGTCCACGGCGACCGCGAACACCCCTTCATCGTCCGCCAGTTGCGGGCCTGGGAGTCGCATTACGTCATTCGGCCCAACGTCCGTCATTTCCTGCTGGAAGACCTGCGAGTCACCAAGGCTGCTTATGGGATTTACCATCCCGATTACGACCATCATGTCTATCGGGACGTGCGGTTGGAGAACATCAGCGATGAACCTCTCAACGGCGGACATGGTGCATCCGCTTTCCCTAACGGCAACTTCACTTATGACCGTTTGACTCTGGTGAACTGTCGCCTGGACCGGCATCCGCTAGTCCAACTGACGGCCGTTGGTGGACAGCCCGGTGTTACTGGGCACTTTCGAGGCCTGACTTTGAGTGACGCCCGATCGGCAAAGGGGAGCATCGGTTTCGGCGGCGGACCTCGGACACGACGGACCGACAACCCGGTTGCTCATTTCTTTCACGGAATGCCAGCCGCCAACGCGGTCACCCGCGTGGTCAGCACCCGGCTGTCGGAAGAAGACGGAGGCACGGTCCTGTCAGTCGTCGACGGGTGGACGGGAACTGACGCCCGGGCATACAAAACGTCAGACATCGCGTTTCCAGAACTCCTGACGCCGATAGACGATCTTCCCCCTGCGACGTTGATTACTCGGATCGAGCCCATCGGTGATCGTTGGAAAGTATCCGGCGTATCGCACGACAACGGGAACATCCAAGCCATTCTCGTGAACAATCAGGAAGCGACCGTCGTCGCGCGACACGCGGGCGTCTCTGATTGGATGATCATGCTGGAAACGCCAGCCGATCGACGACTTGTGGCATCTACCATCGACGCAGATGGCAACCGCGAGCAGATGCCGCATGAGCGTATCTTGCCTGTCGGCAAGTGA